In Sulfitobacter albidus, the following proteins share a genomic window:
- the pbpC gene encoding penicillin-binding protein 1C, which yields MSRALLLCALALWVGAAARDGVDHWVARTVLPPLIAETSVEVSDRDGRLMRAYPVENGRLRLAVGARQVDPRFIEMLIAYEDKRFYEHAGVDLRALLRAGGQMLWHGKIVSGGSTLSMQVARLLENSGTGSAGGKLRQIRVALALERRLGKSEILALYLLHAPYGGRIEGVRAATLSWFGKEPARLTDAEAALLVALPQAPEARRPDRHPQAARVARARVLQRVGLAPDPRHAGVPRAQRSLPRAAPHLADTLRARDPARRHHRTTLDLDVQTRMQALARRAVSGQAPGVSAAIVVADHRSGEILAHVGGPAYAPEGGAGFVDMGRALRSPGSTLKPLVYALAFDRGLAHPETLINDAPVQFGVYAPQNFDGRFRGMVTARAALEQSLNIPPVLLLDAVGPAHLMAAMRRAGAQAVIPSGQPGLAVALGGVGISLRDLVQIFAGLAQGGQAVTLRSGGAEMVTPDRIVSPAAAWHVGQILSQIAPPAGRAAHGGEIAYKTGTSYGHRDAWAVGFDGAHVVGVWLGRPDGTPVPGAFGGALAAPILFEAFGRISAMRAPLAPPPPETLIVGTADLPLPLREFRSRGAGMAEDPDRPVVTFPPADATLARSGFGVPLKLARGAFPMAVLVDGRPVLTDVRSREILLDLDTPGYTRISVIDAAGRSASVRIRLD from the coding sequence GTGAGCCGGGCGCTGCTGCTTTGCGCCCTTGCGCTGTGGGTGGGGGCCGCGGCGCGGGACGGGGTCGACCATTGGGTGGCGCGCACGGTGCTGCCGCCGCTCATCGCCGAGACAAGCGTCGAGGTCAGCGACCGCGACGGGCGCCTGATGCGTGCCTATCCGGTTGAGAACGGTCGTCTGCGCCTTGCCGTGGGGGCGAGGCAAGTCGATCCGCGATTTATCGAGATGCTGATCGCCTATGAGGACAAGCGATTTTACGAACACGCGGGCGTGGACCTGCGCGCGTTGCTGCGGGCCGGCGGGCAAATGCTGTGGCACGGGAAAATAGTGTCCGGAGGATCGACGTTGAGCATGCAGGTCGCGCGATTGCTGGAGAATTCGGGCACCGGATCGGCGGGCGGCAAACTGCGGCAGATCCGCGTCGCACTGGCGCTGGAGCGGCGGCTGGGCAAATCCGAGATCCTCGCGCTCTATCTGCTGCATGCGCCCTACGGTGGGCGGATCGAGGGGGTGCGCGCGGCGACGCTTAGCTGGTTCGGGAAGGAGCCCGCGCGGCTGACCGATGCCGAAGCCGCACTGCTGGTGGCGCTGCCGCAGGCGCCCGAGGCGCGCAGGCCCGACCGGCATCCGCAGGCTGCACGGGTGGCGCGTGCGCGGGTTTTGCAGCGGGTGGGGTTGGCGCCCGATCCGCGCCACGCCGGGGTGCCCCGCGCGCAGCGCTCCCTGCCCCGTGCGGCGCCACATCTGGCCGATACCCTGCGCGCGCGCGATCCGGCGCGGCGTCATCACCGCACGACCCTCGATCTGGATGTGCAAACGCGCATGCAGGCGCTGGCCCGCCGGGCGGTTTCGGGGCAGGCGCCGGGGGTATCGGCGGCGATCGTGGTTGCGGATCATCGCAGTGGTGAAATCCTGGCCCATGTCGGCGGCCCTGCCTACGCGCCGGAGGGGGGTGCAGGATTTGTCGATATGGGGCGTGCGCTCCGCTCACCGGGGTCGACGCTGAAACCGCTGGTCTATGCGCTGGCGTTCGACCGGGGGCTGGCGCATCCCGAGACGTTGATCAACGATGCGCCGGTTCAGTTCGGCGTCTATGCACCGCAGAATTTTGACGGGCGGTTTCGGGGCATGGTGACCGCGCGCGCGGCGCTGGAGCAGTCGCTGAACATCCCGCCCGTGCTGCTGCTGGATGCGGTGGGGCCCGCGCATCTGATGGCCGCGATGCGTCGGGCTGGGGCGCAGGCCGTGATCCCTTCCGGGCAACCGGGCCTGGCGGTGGCGCTGGGCGGTGTCGGGATCAGCCTGCGCGATCTGGTTCAGATCTTCGCCGGGCTTGCGCAGGGCGGGCAGGCGGTGACGTTGCGCAGTGGCGGGGCGGAGATGGTCACGCCAGATCGGATCGTCTCCCCCGCCGCAGCGTGGCACGTGGGGCAGATCCTGTCGCAGATCGCGCCGCCGGCGGGGCGCGCCGCGCACGGGGGCGAGATCGCGTATAAGACCGGCACGTCCTACGGGCACCGCGATGCCTGGGCGGTGGGGTTTGACGGGGCGCATGTGGTCGGTGTCTGGCTGGGACGGCCCGATGGCACCCCGGTGCCGGGGGCTTTCGGCGGCGCGTTGGCGGCCCCGATCCTGTTCGAGGCTTTTGGTCGGATTAGCGCCATGCGCGCGCCCCTTGCCCCGCCACCGCCAGAGACGCTGATCGTGGGTACTGCCGATCTGCCGCTTCCGCTGCGGGAATTCCGCAGTCGCGGGGCGGGCATGGCGGAGGATCCCGACCGCCCGGTTGTTACCTTTCCACCCGCCGATGCGACGCTGGCGCGCAGTGGCTTTGGTGTGCCGCTTAAACTGGCGCGGGGCGCGTTCCCGATGGCGGTTCTGGTCGACGGCCGCCCGGTGCTGACGGATGTGCGCAGCCGCGAGATTTTGCTGGACCTCGATACCCCCGGTTATACCCGTATTTCGGTCATTGACGCGGCGGGGCGCAGCGCGTCGGTGCGGATCCGGCTGGACTGA